CTTTGGTTAAAAGTACCTGATAGTATTAAAATAACAGTTAATGGAAAACTTGACAATTATGTATATGGCAAAGATATAATCCTTCATGTAATTGGGGATATTGGAGTAGAGGGTGCTTTATATCAAGCAATGGAATATTATGGAAACACCATTGAAAATTTAACACTCTCCGACAGGATATCCATTTCAAATATGGCAATTGAGGCTGGTGGAAAGGCTGGAATTATTCCTCCAGACGATAAAGTCTTTGAGTATCTTCAGAATAGAGTAAGGGGAAATTATAATCCAGTATATTCCGATAAAGATGCATACTATATTGAAGAATTGAAGTATGATGCAGAAGACATACCCCCTACAGTTGCAAAACCATTTTTACCAAGTAACACGGCACCAGCTTCTGAAGTTGATGTAAAGATAGACCAAGCATATCTTGGTTCATGTACCAATGGTAGAATTGAAGATCTGAGGATAGCTGCAGAAATACTAAAAGGAAGGAAAATAAATCCCGAAGTTAGAATGCTCGTTGTTCCCGCAACTAAGGAAGTATTCAATCAGGCTTTAAAAGAAGGATTAATCGATATTTTCGAGAAAGCTGACTGTTTTGTCTGTGGCCCAACATGTGGAGCGTGTCTTGGAGGGTATATGGGCATACTTGCTGAGGGTGAAAAATGCGTTGCTACTACAAACAGAAACTTCATAGGGAGAATGGGACATAAAAATTCGGAAGTATATTTAGCAAATCCAGCGGTTGTTGCAGCTTCTGCACTAGAAGGAAGAATAGTTGACCCTAGAGAGGTGCTTTAATGAAGGAAGTTCTTGAAGGAAGAGCCATTAAGTTTGGAGACAATGTAGACACAGATCAAATTATTCCGGCAGAATTTTTAGTAACTGGAGACCCAAAAGAACTGGCAAAAAACGCCTTCGTAAAAGTAAGGCCAGAATTCAATAGCATTGTTAGAGACGGAGACATTATAGTAGCAGGAAGAAACTTTGGCTGTGGCTCCTCAAGGGAACATGCACCTAGAGCACTCATGGGAGCAGGGATATCTTGTGTCATAGCGAAAAGCTTTGCAAGAATCTTTTTTAGAAATTCTATTAATCTGGGATTAACATTGATTGAATGTGATGTTAAAGCCAATGAAGGAGATGAACTAGTAGTCGATCTGAAAAAAGGAACTATAAAAAACAAAAGATCCAGTGAGATCTTTGAATTTAAACCGCTACCTCCATTTTTACTGAAGATAGTAGAGAAAGGTGGCTTGATGGAATACGTAAAGGAGGTTCTAAATGAAAAAAATAGCCATAATGCCCGGTGACGGCATAGGACCTGAGATAATCGAAGAAGGAAAGAAAGTAATAGATGCAGCTTGTAAGATTACAGGACTAGACATTGATTGGGAATATTATCAAAACGGTTCTGAACATTACCTAAAAACTGGAGAATTAATAACAGAAGAAACACTTAAGGAACTTAAGAAAAAGGATGCAATATACTTTGGTGCTATTGGAGATCCAAGAGTTGCCCCCGGTATACTTGAAAAAGGTATCCTCCTAAAAATGAGATTTTATTTTGATCAATATGTAAATTTAAGGCCAATTGTATCCTATCCTAACGTTCCCTGCCCACTTAAAGACAAGACCTACAAAGATATTAACTTCCACGTAATAAGAGAAAACACAGAAGATTTCTACATTGGAATAGGTGGAAGATTTAAGGGAACAATGAACAAAGAACAACTCGAAGTAATTAGAGACTTATATGAAGTCAAGTTCAATATGGGAATTGATATTGATAGGCCTGAAGAGATAGCATACCAGATAGGTATGATTTCAAGAGAAGGGTCAAAAAGAGTCATAAGATATGCCTTTGAACTTGCTAAGATGAAAGGTAAAAAGAGAGTTACTTCTGTTGATAAGGCCAATGTATTAACAAATATTTACAGTCTCTGGAGAGACGTGTTTGAAGAAGTTTCAAAGGAATATCCCGGATACGAAACTGAATTTGCATTCGTTGATGCAATTACAATGTGGTTTGTAAAGCAGCCACAATGGTATCAAGTTGTTGTTGCACCAAATATGTTTGGAGATATTATCACTGATCTTGGTGCTATGATTCAAGGTGGACTTGGTCTTGCAGCAGGTGGAAATATCAATCCTGATGGAGTTTCAATGTTTGAACCTATACACGGATCTGCACCAAAATACAAAGGTAAAAATGTTTCAAATCCTCTTGCCACAATTTTAAGCGGAGTAATGATGCTTGAGACGATTGGAGAGCCAAAAACTGCTTCAATAATTGAAAAGGCAGTTGTCAAAGTATTAGAAGAAGGAAAGGTAAGAACACAGGACCTTGGAGGAACTTCAAAGACAACTGAGGTCGGGGACGAAATAGTGAAGAAGATGAAAGAATAAGGAGAAAAAAATGATAAAGCTTTTTGATACAACCTTAAGAGACGGAACACAGGGAGAAGGTATTGCCTTCTCCGCTAATGACAAGTTAAAGGTATGTGAAAAGCTTGACGAACTAGGAATACACTATATCGAAGGTGGATGGCCAGGCTCAAATCCCAAGGATGTTGAGTTTTTTAAGAATGCTAAAGCTCTTTCATTGACCACTTCAAAGATATCGGCTTTTGGAAGTACCAGAAGAGCAAAACTTAAGGCTGAAGATGACCCTAATTTAAAGGCTATTTTAGATGTTGATACAGAAGTTGCATCAATCTTTGGAAAAAGCTGGGACTTTCATGTGATTGAGGCATTAAAAGTTCCTCTTGAAAAAAATCTGGAGATGATCTATGATTCTATAGTCTTTCTGAAAGAACATGGTATCGAAGTGATTTATGATGCAGAACACTTCTTTGACGGATATAAGAGAAACAAAGACTATGCTCTAGCAACAATTAAAGAAGCGGATAAAGCTGGTGCAGACTGTATATCTTTATGCGACACAAACGGAGGGAGCCTGCCATTTGAAATAGGAAATATTATTTCCCAAATTAAATCCGAAATAAAGAGTAATATTGGTATTCACGCTCATAATGACTCAGAGTGTGCTGTTGCAAATTCTCTTGAGGCAGTTAAAAATGGGGCCGTTCATGTTCAGGGAACTATTAATGGATATGGTGAAAGATGTGGTAATGCAAACTTGTGCTCAATAATCCCTGGCCTTAAAATTAAGATGAAGCTCAATTGCGTTACAGATGAACAGTTGGCTAAACTGAAAAACGTTTCTGCATACATAGCAGAATTAGGAAATATCTCCCCTGAAATGCATCAGCCATATGTTGGTTCTAGTGCATTTGCCCATAAAGGGGGAATTCATGTAAGTGCTATTCAAAGACACCCAGACACCTACGAGCATATTAGGCCAGAGCTTGTTGGAAATAGAACAAGAGTCATAGTTTCAGAGCTATCCGGAAGAAGCAACATTGTTTTTAAGGCCAAAGAGTATGGGGTTGATTTAGAGTCTGACTCAAAACTTGATTTAATACTTGAAAAAATAAAGAAACTTGAAAACGAAGGATACCAGTTTGAGGGTGCAGAGGCGTCTTTTGAGCTTCTTATGAAGAAAGCATTGGGAACTTATAAAAAATTCTTTGAACTTGAAGGATTTAGAGTAGTTATTGACAAAAGAGGAGATATGGATTCTCGTTCTGAAGCTACAATTAAACTCAGAGTGGGTGAAAAAGAGTTCCATACAGCTGCTGAGGGTAACGGACCTGTAAATGCACTGGACAAGGCCTTAAGAAAAGCCCTTATTGGTGCATACCCAGAAATTAAGAACTTCAATCTTACTGACTATAAGGTAAGGGTACTTGAAGGAGAAGAAGGAACTGGATCAGTTGTTAGAGTTTTGATAAGAACCCACGGATATAATAAGACTTGGGATACTGTTGGAGTTTCAGAGAACATAATAACTGCAAGTTGGTACGCCCTTGTAGATAGTGTTGAATATGGATTGTCAAAATTTGTGGATGTGATTAAGTGAAAAGTTCAATTATTAAAGATGATATTGACAAAGCAGGTGCCAGAGGATTATTAAGGGCAGATGGTCTTAAAGATGCAGATTTTAAGAAGCCTTTCATAGGTGTTGCATCTGCATATTCCGAAATAGTTCCAGGTCACATTAATCTTAGAAAACTTACAGAACTTGTGAAGAAAGGCATTAGAGATGCTGGAGGCATACCATTTGAATTTGGAATGCCTGGTATATGTGATGGAATTGCAATGGGGCACCAAGGTATGAGATACTCACTTCCTTCAAGAGATATAATTGCTGATTCAGTAGAATTAATGGTTTCATCCCACTTGTTTGATGGTTGGATTGGAGTCACAAACTGTGACAAGATAACTCCCGGTATGCTTATGGCTGCCGGTAGAGTGAACATACCTGCAGCTATGGTAACTGGAGGCCCAATGGAGCCTGGAGAGTATAATGGTAAAAGACTGGATCTTATCTCAATTTTTGAGGCTATTGGTAGTTTTAAGAAAGGAGAGATTTCTGAAAAAGAACTGAAAGAGATAGAAAAAAGAAGTTGTCCTGGTGCGGGTGCTTGTGCAGGATTATTCACGGCAAACTCTATGGCATGTATGACAGAAGCCCTAGGATTATCTATCCCAGGAAGTGCAACAATTCATGCTAATGACAAGAGAAAAGAAGATATAGCATATCAAACGGGAAAACTCATAGTAGAACTAGTAAAGAAAGATCTCAAACCGAGGGACATAGTCACTAAAAACAGTTTTGAAAATGCTATAAGAGTTGATATGGGAATAGGCGGATCATCAAATACTGCACTACATTTGCCAGCTGTTGCTCATGCGTTTGGACTTAATCTTCCATTAAACTTATTTGATAAATTATCAAAAGAAACGCCCCATCTTGTAAATTTAAGGCCAGGTGGACCGTTCTTTATGAGAGATTTTGATGATGCTGGGGGTATACCACAGATATTACTTAGATT
The Methanofastidiosum sp. DNA segment above includes these coding regions:
- a CDS encoding 3-isopropylmalate dehydratase large subunit, translating into LWLKVPDSIKITVNGKLDNYVYGKDIILHVIGDIGVEGALYQAMEYYGNTIENLTLSDRISISNMAIEAGGKAGIIPPDDKVFEYLQNRVRGNYNPVYSDKDAYYIEELKYDAEDIPPTVAKPFLPSNTAPASEVDVKIDQAYLGSCTNGRIEDLRIAAEILKGRKINPEVRMLVVPATKEVFNQALKEGLIDIFEKADCFVCGPTCGACLGGYMGILAEGEKCVATTNRNFIGRMGHKNSEVYLANPAVVAASALEGRIVDPREVL
- a CDS encoding 3-isopropylmalate dehydratase small subunit: MKEVLEGRAIKFGDNVDTDQIIPAEFLVTGDPKELAKNAFVKVRPEFNSIVRDGDIIVAGRNFGCGSSREHAPRALMGAGISCVIAKSFARIFFRNSINLGLTLIECDVKANEGDELVVDLKKGTIKNKRSSEIFEFKPLPPFLLKIVEKGGLMEYVKEVLNEKNSHNAR
- a CDS encoding isocitrate/isopropylmalate dehydrogenase family protein; the encoded protein is MKKIAIMPGDGIGPEIIEEGKKVIDAACKITGLDIDWEYYQNGSEHYLKTGELITEETLKELKKKDAIYFGAIGDPRVAPGILEKGILLKMRFYFDQYVNLRPIVSYPNVPCPLKDKTYKDINFHVIRENTEDFYIGIGGRFKGTMNKEQLEVIRDLYEVKFNMGIDIDRPEEIAYQIGMISREGSKRVIRYAFELAKMKGKKRVTSVDKANVLTNIYSLWRDVFEEVSKEYPGYETEFAFVDAITMWFVKQPQWYQVVVAPNMFGDIITDLGAMIQGGLGLAAGGNINPDGVSMFEPIHGSAPKYKGKNVSNPLATILSGVMMLETIGEPKTASIIEKAVVKVLEEGKVRTQDLGGTSKTTEVGDEIVKKMKE
- a CDS encoding citramalate synthase; translated protein: MIKLFDTTLRDGTQGEGIAFSANDKLKVCEKLDELGIHYIEGGWPGSNPKDVEFFKNAKALSLTTSKISAFGSTRRAKLKAEDDPNLKAILDVDTEVASIFGKSWDFHVIEALKVPLEKNLEMIYDSIVFLKEHGIEVIYDAEHFFDGYKRNKDYALATIKEADKAGADCISLCDTNGGSLPFEIGNIISQIKSEIKSNIGIHAHNDSECAVANSLEAVKNGAVHVQGTINGYGERCGNANLCSIIPGLKIKMKLNCVTDEQLAKLKNVSAYIAELGNISPEMHQPYVGSSAFAHKGGIHVSAIQRHPDTYEHIRPELVGNRTRVIVSELSGRSNIVFKAKEYGVDLESDSKLDLILEKIKKLENEGYQFEGAEASFELLMKKALGTYKKFFELEGFRVVIDKRGDMDSRSEATIKLRVGEKEFHTAAEGNGPVNALDKALRKALIGAYPEIKNFNLTDYKVRVLEGEEGTGSVVRVLIRTHGYNKTWDTVGVSENIITASWYALVDSVEYGLSKFVDVIK
- the ilvD gene encoding dihydroxy-acid dehydratase, with product MKSSIIKDDIDKAGARGLLRADGLKDADFKKPFIGVASAYSEIVPGHINLRKLTELVKKGIRDAGGIPFEFGMPGICDGIAMGHQGMRYSLPSRDIIADSVELMVSSHLFDGWIGVTNCDKITPGMLMAAGRVNIPAAMVTGGPMEPGEYNGKRLDLISIFEAIGSFKKGEISEKELKEIEKRSCPGAGACAGLFTANSMACMTEALGLSIPGSATIHANDKRKEDIAYQTGKLIVELVKKDLKPRDIVTKNSFENAIRVDMGIGGSSNTALHLPAVAHAFGLNLPLNLFDKLSKETPHLVNLRPGGPFFMRDFDDAGGIPQILLRLKDKLNLETKTIMGNSLGDVLKKTKMVKSDTIRNTDNPYHKQGGIAILKGNLAPNGSVVKQTAVSDKIMKFEGKAKVFESEEAATKAILAGKIKSGMVVVIRYEGPKGGPGMREMLEPTSLIAGMGLAESVALITDGRFSGGTRGPCIGHISPEAFDKGPIAAVKDGDIIRIDIPKRKLEVALTDKEIEERLKTVKPPKKDIPGMLLRYRKLVSSSDKGAVLE